The genomic window TCTTGTCTACTTTCTCTCCACCAAATCCTCCCATAAGCACACAAATATGACTTATACCTACGATTTTCAAGCAAGAGACTACCGTCTTTAATCCCATTCAAGTGGCACACCTTACCCTTTGAGCTACATTAAGCTTGTGCCAAAGGCTTTTATCTATCCAACAGTGGTGAGCAAAGTGCAGctcaaattggaaagaaaaaaaaagcctttaaggaagtatttccttttaattGTGAAAGATTGTTCATGGGAACaagtctttttgaatttttaatgacaAGCTTTTCCCTTGTTACAGAATATTCTGCTTCTCTGAGCACATACAATGATCAATCTATTACTTTCGTTTTTGAGGATGGAAGTTATGAGATCTATGTAGAAGACTTGAGAAAAGGCCAAGAGAAAGGTAGAATATTTCCTTTTGTCTATAATGATATAATGATGactaataaagtaaaaaataaatttaccaaggggtgcttgggtggcccagtttaagcttctgactctcgatttcaactcaggtcattgatctcagggtcttgagatcaagcctcacatcaggcttgTGCTGGgcgtgaagcctacttaagattctctctccctctcccttggcccctgtccctccagctccaccccaccccactctctttctctcttaataataataataaaataataataataataataaatttaccaAACCATAAACATTGGCTTACCTCAGATATGGCAAATAGATTTAATGCTGTCTACTAACTCCAATGAATTGGCAGCAAATGCCTAAATACCACTAAGTTGAGGAGGATTCAGAAGCTTAGTCAGGGTTTTTTAGGGAAGAATGCTGATATTGAGAAGTGGTATTTGTTGTAAAAGATGGAAGGAGAGACAGCACATATTTGCTATTGTTAAATTACCTACTAGATCTTTCTAGCCTTATCAATATCACCAAAGTACAACCTCAAGTAAAGGAATATACCAGTGCTATAAAcaatatgctaaatattttaataatgactgTGTTAGAGAATTTATCAGAGCATACTTATACATTTTTGAGACCTTAAAATCAcaaaagttttgcttttattgttatataataaaataaggtattttcTGAAGTTATATGTATGTTGAAATTGAAACCTTTTGATAAAATTGTCTCATCAAAGGGATTTTATGCATTCTCTTTCAGATAAGGTGTTATTCCGTTATTATGATTCCCAATCCCCCTCACATGAAACAGGTAATTTGGAGGGCTGGGTAGCTGTAGTGCTTGAATTCTTGAATTTGAGGTAAGGACAAATCCAAAAATCCTCCACGAAAAAGGAAAGCAGCCTCAAAAGGTTCTCTCCAGCCCACATTCATGGTAAAATCTTAGATTCTTAGAGGATTTATTCCCTCCCATTGATTGTGCAGTTTAATAATTAGGATAAAGGTTTACATTTAAAAGAGATCCAGAATAATTTTGGCTCAAGctacaaaaattttatttctatcttagCCAGGACTGGAATGGCAGTTTTGCTCAACAGATTGTCCAGCAACTAaccctgctccttctctttgaCTCTGCCAATACCTACATGGTTCAAGATTACTTGCTACCATGGCAATGTCCAATCTGCAGGACAGAGGAAGACAGATGCATGAGTTCTCTTTCCCATAAAGGATAAAACCTTGAAGTTGCACCTGACACTTCCATTCACCTCATCTTGGTCAAAACTTAGTCACATTGCTACACTTAGTTACAAGAAAACAGACTGAGAAATGTTCTATTATACAAGGAGGGTAGATGGATATTGGGAGACAACTATCAGTGGCTTTACATGCAGACAGAGAAGCTGACACCCAGACAAATACCCAATAGAATCACAGTTCTACGATCAGAAAGGATATAAGAAAATTAAGGAGCTTAAAATTACCCCCAAATTGTCCAATGACTCTTTGATTTCATTTGGGTACAAATACTTCTAAAGGATATGTTGGGTAATGAAGCAATTATTTTCCATCATATTTTGAACTCTTTTCCTAggtgttaaatttatttaaattaaagtgAGTTAATTCTTAACtttatagtttacatttttaattatttttttttaattgcaaggTGATGATGTTGATGGCCAGACGTTATTGGTAAACCTGAGTCCtacaaaagataaagattttttgCTGCATGCCAACAACGAGGAACATTCTGTGGAGGTaatagaaatatgcatttaactGCCGTAACTTATTCCACACATTTGTACAGATTTGCgtattcagaatatttcaaagAAGTTTTGTTTGTGTATTATATGTAAAACACAGTAAGTTACTACTAATAACTTGCTTCTGGagtagggaagggaaggaaatggcaTATATAGCCTTGCTACTGAAAGTCTGGTCTCTGCCAGCAgtgcagcatcacctgggagtttgTTAGATATGCAGAATTTCAGGCTTCCTCACAACTGAATCAGAATCAGCATTTAAACAAACCTCCAAGGGATTCATATGCaagttaaagtttgagaagcattgctaTATAGAATTATCTCAAATCCTCTTTATTTGACTTGAGGAACAACTTTGTTCTTCCAGGAAGTATTTCTTGGTAAAATATAGTTTTCTTAGgcaaattcaaaaataattttacattctgAGCCTGCTAAAGGGAAAGTCATAAACATTTCCATATGCCGATATTTACAACGAAAGCATAACAATCACATTCTAATCATAGGATTCACTGCATAGTCTTTTTCAGCTAGTAAGTCACAGTGTAATATTGGTcatgatgaaaaattataaacatcttCAGAAACAAACAAGCCAAAGATAGGGACCAGGAAAAAAACATAAGACTATAATACAGATGACAAATgacataaatacaaaattataaatctaACTAATACAGCCAGCTAAAGTATTAACATAAACACTGGATGGTAACCAGCATCTCCCTTAATAAACATTCCTAAATGTATATAACAGTTGGACATATATAACTACTCAATAATAAGAGCTGACCCCATACAGAGCTCTATTACATGCCAATTACTGTACTAAATGTTTTACATGCAGTTTCCTTTCATTCTTGTAGTAATTCTATAATGGAGTTGTTGTACTGTTCAAATATTACAGTATAACAAACCATCCCCAAAACTTATCAACCTAAAATAATGATCACTTATATCATTCACATATCTGCTGGTAAGTTGGAGGTTGACTAATCTAGAAAACTGATTAGACTAAAAAAATTGAGGTTTGAGAAGTAAAGCAATGTGCATGTCTCAGAGATAGTACATGGCAAAAGTTTCACACAAATCCTGAGCTGCTGCATCCAAATCCAGTCATTCTAAGCTATAATGTTTCTCAAGGTATACTGATTATCAGGGAATCAAATCAAATCACCCCCCTCCACTTCAGCCCTCCCtactcatttcttccttctctaccaCTCCCATCCCCTACTTAGTAAGTAGTCTTGCCAAAGATACTAAGTTATAATAATTCCCCTTTAGTTTCTAATACAGGGAAGTAAGGTTGACTTTGGACTTCCCACTTACATACCgattgctttctttcttgtttcctcagctacaaaaatgtgaaaaccaaTTGCCAGACCAGgccttcttcctccttcataGGAAGTCTTCTGAATGTGTTTCATTCGAATGTAAGAACAATCCTGGAGTGTTTATAGGAGTAAAGGATAACCACCTTGCTTTAATTAAAGTAGGAGACCAAACTAAGGATTCATATATAGAGAAAACCATATTTAA from Canis lupus familiaris isolate Mischka breed German Shepherd chromosome 11, alternate assembly UU_Cfam_GSD_1.0, whole genome shotgun sequence includes these protein-coding regions:
- the IL33 gene encoding interleukin-33 (The RefSeq protein has 1 substitution compared to this genomic sequence), yielding MKYSTTKIPPAKMNSSADKALVKSPKLRKSQQKPEGVCQMYFMQLRSGLIIEKTSCYFRKEITKRYSPRTAEKCRKQCLVFTACHQQLNKDFTSDVPMLQKCFGRANVPSIQEYSASLSTYNDQSITFVFEDGSYEIYVEDLRKGQEKDKVLFRYYDSQSPSHETGDDVDGQTLLVNLSPTKDKDFLLHANNEEHSVELQKCENQLPDQAFFLLHRKSSECVSFECKNNPGVFIGVKDNHLALIKVGDQTKDSYIEKTIFKLS